From Coffea arabica cultivar ET-39 chromosome 2e, Coffea Arabica ET-39 HiFi, whole genome shotgun sequence, the proteins below share one genomic window:
- the LOC113724775 gene encoding uncharacterized protein isoform X1 has translation MAKFNVVQKQRRAAIAERKRAVQGDPLTKKLKHKHPPLSISGKRKRKLFKKWRRDQKAAAAALTTAMQDVEMLAVAHNDDNGSGGTSQDDANKQAAPKKFHFHMKKSPKYKAGRFKKRGRLDRNRKSDKRAAQASKDAMEE, from the exons ATGGCAAAATTCAACGTGGTTCAGAAGCAAAGGAGAGCTGCAATTGCAGAGCGGAAGAGGGCAGTACAGGGGGACCCGCTAACAAAAAAGCTGAAGCACAAACATCCACCGCTTTCCATCTCAGGCAAGCGGAAGCGCAAACTTTTCAAGAAATGGCGCAGGGACCAAAAGGCGGCAGCAGCAGCTCTGACCACCGCTATGCAGGATGTCGAGATGTTGGCTGTTGCTCATAATGATGATAATGGTTCTGGTG GAACTTCCCAAGATGATGCCAACAAGCAGGCGGCTCCTAAGAAGTTTCACTTTCACATGAAGAAGAGTCCAAAGTATAAAGCAGGGCGCTTCAAGAAAAGAGGTCGGCTCG ATAGGAACAGAAAATCTGATAAACGAGCAGCTCAAGCCTCAAAGGATGCCATGGAGGAGTAA
- the LOC113724775 gene encoding uncharacterized protein isoform X3, with amino-acid sequence MAKFNVVQKQRRAAIAERKRAVQGDPLTKKLKHKHPPLSISGKRKRKLFKKWRRDQKAAAAALTTAMQDVEMLAVAHNDDNGSGDRNRKSDKRAAQASKDAMEE; translated from the exons ATGGCAAAATTCAACGTGGTTCAGAAGCAAAGGAGAGCTGCAATTGCAGAGCGGAAGAGGGCAGTACAGGGGGACCCGCTAACAAAAAAGCTGAAGCACAAACATCCACCGCTTTCCATCTCAGGCAAGCGGAAGCGCAAACTTTTCAAGAAATGGCGCAGGGACCAAAAGGCGGCAGCAGCAGCTCTGACCACCGCTATGCAGGATGTCGAGATGTTGGCTGTTGCTCATAATGATGATAATGGTTCTGGTG ATAGGAACAGAAAATCTGATAAACGAGCAGCTCAAGCCTCAAAGGATGCCATGGAGGAGTAA
- the LOC113724772 gene encoding uncharacterized protein, which produces MTRSSATVSGLLSAIASAAFGVDRAYCDGPFNFSPFSTSSTTSTAVPPPQTQSPGAKTPQPPPPEPTRVRNDYPRTTSAGFDPEALERGAKALREITTSSQAKKVFEVIKKQEETRHSELAAKAAEFKALQAQSETERQRVVYDEQKKLAQQQAQIKSQMARYEDELARKRMQACQAENEHQRARNQELVKMQEESSMRQEAARRATEEQIQAQRRQTEREKAEIERETIRVRSMAEAEGRAHEAKLAEDVNRRMLVERANAEREKWVAAINTTFDHIGGGLRAILTDQNKLVVVVGGVTALAAGVYTTREGAKVIWSYVDRILGQPSLIRESSRGKYPWSGLFSRSMSTISHGAGKQSTSQRGNGFGDVVLNPSLRKRIQQLASATANTKSHQAPFRNMLFYGPPGTGKTMAARELAQRSGLDYALMTGGDVAPLGSQAVTKIHQLFDWSKKSKKGLLLFIDEADAFLCERNKIYMSEAQRSALNALLFRTGDQSKDIVLALATNRPGDLDTAVADRIDEVLEFPLPGEDERFKMLKLYLDKYIAQAGERKSGLFSNFFRKQQQKIEIKGLTDDILREAAAKTEGFSGREIAKLMASVQAAVYGSENCVLDPNLFREVVDYKVAEHQQRRKLATDEGGNA; this is translated from the exons ATGACAAGAAGCAGTGCTACTGTGTCTGGACTATTATCGGCCATTGCTTCTGCAGCTTTTGGTGTAGACCGCGCCTATTGCGATGGCCCATTCaatttctctcctttttctacTTCCTCTACTACTTCAACTGCTGTTCCTCCTCCTCAGACTCAATCCCCTGGTGCCAAGACCCCTCAGCCCCCTCCTCCAGAACCGACCAGGGTTCGCAATGATTATCCCAGAACTACTTCCGCTGGCTTCGATCCCGAGGCTTTGGAAAGAGGTGCAAAGGCTTTAAGGGAAATTACTACCTCCTCCCAAGCCAAAAAG GTCTTCGAGGTGATAAAGAAGCAAGAAGAGACAAGGCATTCTGAGTTGGCTGCCAAAGCAGCTGAGTTTAAGGCATTACAAGCACAATCTGAAACT GAGAGGCAAAGGGTAGTCTATGATGAACAGAAGAAGTTAGCACAGCAACAAGCACAGATTAAGTCTCAGATGGCCCGTTATGAGGATGAGTTGGCTAGGAAAAGGATGCAGGCATGT CAGGCAGAAAATGAACATCAACGGGCCCGAAACCAGGAGTTAgtcaaaatgcaagaggaatcATCTATGAGACAAGAAGCAGCCAGACGAGCAACTGAAGAACAAATTCAAGCACAGCGTAGGCAAACAGAGAGGGAGAAGGCTGAGATAGAACGAGAGACTATCAGGGTGAGATCTATGGCAGAAGCAGAGGGAAGAGCCCATGAAGCAAAACTTGCTGAAGATGTCAATAGAAGGATGCTAGTTGAACGTGCTAATGCAGAACGAGAAAAATGGGTTGCTGCCATCAACACAACATTTGATCACATTGGAG GTGGCTTGAGGGCAATACTAACAGACCAAAATAAGCTGGTTGTAGTAGTTGGGGGTGTGACGGCCCTTGCAGCTGGGGTCTACACTACAAG AGAAGGTGCGAAAGTTATCTGGAGTTATGTTGACAGAATATTAGGACAACCCTCACTGATCAGAGAATCTTCCAGGGGTAAATACCCGTGGTCAGGCTTGTTTTCCCGCTCGATGAGTACTATCTCTCATGGTGCTGGTAAACAATCTACTTCTCAAAGAGGAAATGGGTTTGGTGATGTTGTTTTAAACCCTTCTCTTCGAAAACGAATCCAGCAGTTGGCTAGTGCAACTGCAAACACGAAATCACATCAAGCACCATTCCGAAACATGCTTTTCTATGGCCCTCCAGGAACAGGAAAGACGATGGCTGCAAGAGAGCTTGCTCAGAGATCT GGTCTTGACTATGCATTGATGACTGGAGGAGATGTTGCGCCACTGGGGTCGCAGGCTGTTACTAAAATACATCAGTTGTTTGATTGGTCGAAAAAGTCGAAGAAGGGTTTATTGCTATTCATTGATGAAGCAGATGCATTTTTGTGCGA GCGGAACAAAATATATATGAGTGAAGCTCAAAGGAGTGCTCTCAATGCCCTTCTGTTCCGCACAGGTGACCAGTCCAAAGACATAGTTCTTGCTTTGGCAACTAACCGTCCAGGAGATCTTGACACTGCTGTGGCTGACCGCATTGATGAAGTTCTGGAATTTCCTTTGCCTGGTGAAGATGAACGCTTCAAGATGCTCAAGCTCTACCTTGACAAGTATATAGCTCAGGCTGGAGAAAGAAAATCAGGCTTGTTCTCCAATTTCTTCCGCAAGCAACAGCAAAAGATAGAGATCAAGGGCTTAACAGATGACATTTTGAGGGAAGCTGCTGCAAAGACGGAGGGCTTTTCAGGAAGGGAAATTGCAAAGTTGATGGCAAGTGTTCAAGCTGCAGTCTATGGTAGTGAAAACTGTGTGTTGGATCCAAATTTATTTCGAGAAGTAGTGGATTATAAAGTTGCTGAACATCAACAGAGAAGGAAATTAGCTACTGACGAGGGAGGGAATGCTTGA
- the LOC113724775 gene encoding uncharacterized protein isoform X2, with translation MAKFNVVQKQRRAAIAERKRAVQGDPLTKKLKHKHPPLSISGKRKRKLFKKWRRDQKAAAAALTTAMQDVEMLAVAHNDDNGSGGTSQDDANKQAAPKKFHFHMKKSPKYKAGRFKKRDRNRKSDKRAAQASKDAMEE, from the exons ATGGCAAAATTCAACGTGGTTCAGAAGCAAAGGAGAGCTGCAATTGCAGAGCGGAAGAGGGCAGTACAGGGGGACCCGCTAACAAAAAAGCTGAAGCACAAACATCCACCGCTTTCCATCTCAGGCAAGCGGAAGCGCAAACTTTTCAAGAAATGGCGCAGGGACCAAAAGGCGGCAGCAGCAGCTCTGACCACCGCTATGCAGGATGTCGAGATGTTGGCTGTTGCTCATAATGATGATAATGGTTCTGGTG GAACTTCCCAAGATGATGCCAACAAGCAGGCGGCTCCTAAGAAGTTTCACTTTCACATGAAGAAGAGTCCAAAGTATAAAGCAGGGCGCTTCAAGAAAAGAG ATAGGAACAGAAAATCTGATAAACGAGCAGCTCAAGCCTCAAAGGATGCCATGGAGGAGTAA
- the LOC140036478 gene encoding NADH dehydrogenase [ubiquinone] iron-sulfur protein 6, mitochondrial-like translates to MAAAILGRKQGLAAMASNLVRSVLTRPSSSSSNLVGSGRRSLTAGGAVTSEIITTHTQKWMQDTTQKSPMQLINEVPPIKVEGRIVACEGDSNPALGHPIEFICLDKEEPAVCKYCGLRYVQDHGSHHH, encoded by the exons ATGGCAGCAGCGATTCTCGGAAGAAAGCAGGGATTAGCAGCCATGGCTTCCAATCTCGTGAGAAGCGTCCTAACTCGACCGTCCTCGTCCTCTTCCAATTTGGTGGGTTCTGGCCGGAGAAGTCTGACCGCCGGCGGCGCAGTGACCAGCGAGATCATCACCACCCACACTCAGAAATGGATGCAG GATACAACTCAGAAATCTCCCATGCAGTTGATCAATGAAGTCCCCCCTATTAAGGTTGAAGGCAGGATTGTTGCTTGTGAAGGAG ACAGCAACCCTGCGCTTGGGCATCCGATTGAATTTATATGTCTTGACAAGGAGGAGCCAGCCGTGTGCAAGTATTGTGGGCTGCGATATGTTCAAGATCATGGCAGTCACCATCACTAG
- the LOC140036479 gene encoding probable receptor-like protein kinase At4g10390 — translation MEASSSSSSVIMAAASSSSSSSSCFACCFRFIKLRRKRCLERVADVTSTSATSITASRSQGEEAQRKQGLHQNHPRQFSWDELERFSSNFSRVVGSGGFSTVYLSQFPDSSLGAIKMIHGATSSQRLHRVFKQELDILLRLRHDNIVKLLGYSDHPEESILVFEYVPNGNLQDKLHTAKTRRGGKTGAGADGDEEEEEESGLSWNSRIKIAFQLAQALEYLHHKCPLQIVHGDIKASNILLDRHLNCKLCDFGSAKMGFASSVLPPFSSSSSAMSSSSSSRMMLGSPGYADPHYLRTGIASKKNDVYSFGVILLQLITGREALCSRTGHKLTSIAAPALRDPSKLPQLLDPRLLRGDDPELLEQVKVMASISAMCLCDSPALRPSASDILNAIATNIPSFPFPSSYYYSSSSS, via the exons ATGGaagcctcctcctcctcctcctctgtcATTATGGCCGccgcctcctcctcctcctcttcttcttcctgcttCGCTTGTTGTTTCCGATTCATCAAACTCAGGCGCAAACGCTGCTTAGAAAGAGTAGCTGATGTCACCAGTACTAGTGCTACCAGCATTACTGCTTCCCGTTCCCAAGGAGAAGAGGCACAACGAAAGcaaggtcttcatcaaaatcatCCTCGTCAATTCAGTTGGGATGAATTGGAAAGGTTCAGCTCCAATTTCTCGCGGGTGGTTGGATCCGGAGGCTTCAGCACCGTTTATCTCTCCCAATTCCCGGATTCAAGCCTTGGGGCAATTAAGATGATCCACGGCGCCACCAGCAGCCAGCGTCTTCATCGGGTTTTTAAGCAGGAGCTGGACATTCTCCTCCGCCTCCGACACGATAACATCGTCAAGCTTCTTGGCTACTCTGATCATCCAG AAGAAAGCATTTTGGTGTTTGAGTATGTTCCCAACGGGAATTTGCAAGACAAACTCCATACAGCTAAAACAAGAAGAGGAGGAAAAACAGGAGCAGGAGCAGATGgagatgaggaggaggaggaggagagtgGGCTTTCGTGGAACAGCCGCATCAAAATAGCATTTCAACTTGCCCAGGCCTTGGAATATCTCCACCACAAGTGTCCCTTACAGATAGTTCATGGGGACATCAAAGCTTCTAACATTCTCTTAGACCGCCACCTCAACTGTAAACTCTGCGATTTCGGATCCGCCAAGATGGGATTCGCTTCCTCGGTGCTCCCGCccttttcttcatcttcttctgcaatgagcagcagcagcagcagcagaatGATGCTTGGGTCTCCCGGTTACGCCGATCCTCACTACCTCAGGACAGGGATCGCCTCCAAAAAGAACGACGTGTATAGCTTCGGAGTTATCCTTCTGCAACTCATAACGGGGAGGGAGGCCCTCTGCTCCCGCACCGGCCACAAGTTGACTTCCATCGCTGCACCCGCGTTGAGGGATCCATCGAAGCTACCCCAGTTGCTGGATCCACGTCTTCTCCGAGGCGACGATCCTGAATTGTTGGAACAAGTCAAGGTCATGGCTTCCATTTCAGCAATGTGCCTTTGCGATTCTCCCGCCCTTAGGCCTTCAGCTTCCGATATTCTCAATGCCATCGCCACCAATATTCCCTCCTTTCCATTTCCTAGTTCCTATTActactcctcctcctcctcctag
- the LOC140036477 gene encoding uncharacterized protein: protein MAGGSGVASNPSTHPSSHQAAPKILLAKPGLVAAGKFSRAVVGPGGTAEDDSPAALRSRLPSIGSLNLLSDSWDFNPDRFLPFLTDNTDFTVVGVIGPPGAGKSTILNEIYGYDPTSPGMLPPFAIETEETKAMAKHCTLGIEPRISSERIILLDTQPVFSPSVLAEMIRPDGSSTISVISGESLSAELAQELMTVQLGVFLASVCHIILVVSEGVHDLSMWRLMSTVDLLKHGIPDPSSVSFSHPHGSSLISEKENKDKILEVGKEYMAAPVFVQTKLRDKDVNPHNAAQLRKALQQCFNPSSFVRLKCQNASKENSISAIKSQNDGTDSAALKLFLVPSKNRDDSPWAQYESYISVIWKLRDEVLSMSGSSFSRTVSERDWLKNSAKIWDMIKNSAVIADYCKTLQSSGMFRR, encoded by the exons ATGGCAGGGGGATCGGGTGTCGCTTCAAATCCATCAACACACCCTTCCTCTCACCAAGCTGCTCCCAAAATCCTATTAGCCAAGCCTGGTCTTGTTGCCGCCGGCAAATTTAGCCGAGCGGTTGTCGGCCCCGGCGGTACCGCCGAAGATGATTCACCAGCGGCGCTTCGATCTCGCCTTCCGTCCATCGGATCTCTTAATCTCCTCTCCGATTCTTGGGATTTCAACCCCGACAGATTCCTTCCA TTTCTGACTGACAATACTGATTTTACGGTGGTTGGAGTAATCGGTCCTCCTGGTGCTGGCAAGTCCACCATCTTGAACGAAATATATGGATATGATCCTACCTCACCCG GAATGCTGCCTCCATTTGCAATTGAAACTGAAGAAACTAAGGCAATGGCAAAGCACTGCACTCTTGGGATTGAACCCCGAATCTCCTCCGAACGTATCATACTTCTTGATACTCAG CCTGTGTTTAGTCcttctgttttggccgagatGATTAGACCTGATGGCTCATCTACGATCTCTGTGATAAGTGGTGAATCACTATCTGCTGAATTAGCTCAAGAACTGATGACCGTTCAG CTTGGTGTTTTTCTTGCATCAGTTTGTCACATTATCCTGGTGGTATCTGAGGGAGTTCATGATCTTAGCATGTGGCGCTTAATGTCAACG GTGGACTTGTTGAAGCATGGTATACCTGATCCGTCTTCAGTGTCCTTTTCGCATCCGCATGGCTCTAGTCTGATCtctgaaaaagaaaacaaagataaaatTCTGGAAGTGGGAAAAGAGTATATGGCAGCGCCAGTTTTTGTGCAAACAAA ACTGCGTGACAAAGATGTTAATCCGCATAATGCTGCACAACTAAGGAAGGCACTTCAACAGTGTTTTAACCCATCATCTTTTGTGAGGCTTAAATGCCAAAATGCATCAAAGGAGAACAGCATTTCCGCAATCAAGAGTCAAAATGATGGCACAGATTCTGCAGCACTAAAATTGTTTCTAGTTCCAAGCAAGAATAGAGATGACTCCCCCTGGGCACAGTATGAAAGCTACATTTCtgtgatttggaagttaagGGATGAG GTTCTATCCATGAGTGGCTCCTCGTTCTCGAGGACAGTGTCTGAGCGTGATTGGTTGAAGAATTCTGCTAAAATATGGGACATGATCAAGAATTCTGCCGTCATTGCAGACTACTGTAAAACGCTTCAAAGTTCGGGCATGTTTAGAAGGTAG